A window of the Artemia franciscana chromosome 3, ASM3288406v1, whole genome shotgun sequence genome harbors these coding sequences:
- the LOC136025510 gene encoding uncharacterized protein LOC136025510 — MDQDTPADLAFCMMMEKEYKGYLPLFTDGSKVNEMKHVGAAFWCPFKNVSKKFKLPPESSVFLAEVYAIKKVLEFIEESVEEDKVIICSDSKSAIQAVVNANTMAKPNRDVLICYIKLQDILKKKKVVIQWIPAHIGISGNEIADLKAKSAVESGTLVTDMDTPYEVMIFDKVIQEIDRQGFKAIRDLTGNLFVTMKKQRNIETKVYKGLTRYEAKKLFRLRSHHAGVGCYKAKFLGQSEECPKCGASETIEHLMIICRESEQERREITEFFKQKKVQSSLYMLLGGFDSEEENCMIVSLVIQFLTRIARLKDI, encoded by the coding sequence ATGGACCAAGATACTCCAGCGGACTTGGCATTCTGCATGATGATGGAAAAAGAGTACAAGGGATACCTTCCATTATTCACTGACGgatcaaaagtaaatgaaaTGAAGCATGTAGGAGCAGCGTTTTGGTGCCCTTTCAAAAATGtgtccaaaaaatttaaattacctCCAGAGAGCAGTGTATTCCTGGCAGAAGTTTACGCCATTAAGAAGGTGCTGGAGTTCATTGAGGAATCTGTTGAAGAGGACAAGGTTATTATTTGCTCTGATTCAAAAAGTGCTATTCAAGCAGTTGTAAATGCTAATACTATGGCAAAACCAAATAGAGATGTCCTTATATGTTACATTAAACTACAAgacatattaaaaaagaagaaagtagtTATTCAGTGGATTCCCGCCCACATTGGGATCTCTGGAAATGAAATAGCAGATTTGAAGGCCAAATCCGCAGTTGAGTCAGGAACACTTGTAACCGACATGGACACTCCTTACGAAGTTATGATATTTGATAAAGTGATTCAAGAGATTGATCGTCAGGGTTTTAAAGCGATTAGAGATTTGACTGGGAATCTTTTTGTGACTAtgaaaaaacagagaaatataGAAACGAAGGTGTATAAAGGACTCACTAGATATGAAGCAAAGAAATTGTTTCGACTCCGATCACACCATGCTGGAGTTGGTTGttacaaagcaaaatttttgggaCAGAGTGAGGAATGTCCTAAGTGTGGTGCTTCAGAAACTATAGAACACTTGATGATAATTTGCCGTGAAAGCGAACAAGAAAGACGTGAAATAACcgaatttttcaaacagaagaaAGTGCAGTCGAGCCTATATATGTTATTAGGAGGATTTGatagtgaagaagaaaattgtatgATAGTTAGTCTTGTCATACAGTTTCTGACAAGAATTGCAAGATTAAAGGacatttga